In Dasypus novemcinctus isolate mDasNov1 chromosome 23, mDasNov1.1.hap2, whole genome shotgun sequence, the following proteins share a genomic window:
- the INO80E gene encoding INO80 complex subunit E isoform X7 yields MWMKTLLTGTPTSADQPSPLTDSDATASSDNSETEGTPKLSSDTPAPKRKRSPPLGGAPSPSSLSLPPSTGFPLQASGAPSPYLSSLASPTYPPFPSDYLALQLPEPSPLRPKREKRPRLPRKLKMAVGPPDCPVGGPLTFPGRGSGTGVGAALAPLPPPKMPPPTILSTVPRQMFSDTGSGDDALDGDDDLVIDIPE; encoded by the exons ACTGGAACCCCCACCTCTGCTGACCAGCCCTCCCCCCTCACAGACTCAGATGCCACTGCATCTTCGGATAACAGTGAGACAGAGGGGACACCCAAGTTATCATCAGATACGCCAGCTCCCAAGAG GAAGAGAAGCCCTCCGCTGGGGggtgccccctccccctccagcctctccctgcctccttcaACAGGGTTTCCCCTTCAGGCCTCTGGGGCCCCGTCCCCATACCTGAGCTCG CTGGCTTCTCCCACCTACCCCCCATTCCCTTCTGACTACCTGGCCTTGCAGCTGCCCGAGCCCAGCCCCCTGAGGCCCAAGCGGGAGAAACGGCCCCGCCTGCCCCGGAAACTCAAG ATGGCGGTGGGACCGCCCGATTGCCCTGTGGGAGGGCCACTGACCTTCCCAGGTCGGGGTTCtgggactggggtgggggcagccctggccccgctgcctccccccaAGATGCCTCCCCCCACGATCCTGAGCACCGTCCCTCGGCAGATGTTCAGCGACACCGGCAGCGGGGACGATGCCTTGGATGGGGATGATGACCTGGTGATCGACATCCCAGAGTGA